A part of Eremothecium sinecaudum strain ATCC 58844 chromosome VII, complete sequence genomic DNA contains:
- the MYO1 gene encoding myosin 1 (Syntenic homolog of Ashbya gossypii ACR068W; Syntenic homolog of Saccharomyces cerevisiae YHR023W (MYO1)) — protein MSEQCQLIWIPDAEEVFVKGQLTSTKTIKNKQNKLEQVFKVKVKDSEREVLERLTCAVNPTTFDNIDDMSELTHLNEPSVLYNLENRFKDGLIYTYSGLFLVAMNPYSSMKIYTQEYVNLYHGSPKEDNKPHIFAVAEQAYRNLLTQKQDQSILVTGESGAGKTENTKKILQYLASITSDEKLLLKNSESFERKILQSNPILEAFGNAQTVRNNNSSRFGKFIKIEFDGSGKINGAHIEWYLLEKSRVIHQNSRERNYHVFYQLLAGMPREDLEELGLTSNSVSHYSYLRDSNPCIPGVDDAQDFRELLAAFDIVGLPQEGVKEILTCIATILHIGNVEFHSNKTEQASIKSDISPLSKLLGVEEAEFKAAVLKPRSKAGKEWVTQAKNATQSRFILNSLSKSLYEKLFAYIVQRINQNLDHGSTTENYIGLLDIAGFEIFKDNSFEQLCINYTNEKLQQFFNHHMFVLEQSEYLKENIQWEYIDFGKDLQFTVDFIEKKNPAGLLSILDEESILPQSTDESFYSKLISSWDGKSTKFKRSKLPKSFIVEHYAADVEYNVDGWLSKNKDPINDNLLRLLSNSSNRLISILYSEQARATFGRTAASRHKEQLSILLDVLSSTDPHFVRCIVPNTKKKAKKFDRRLILDQLRCNGVLEGIRIAREGYPNRIFFKEFYQRYKILAGNDKFSNSSKKNCEILLSHLNLDQKVYKIGNTKLFFKAGVLAELELEKEEKVAKIVTKFSAHVQGLLVRNSKRRELQKLQAAKVLSMTFNTYSRLMKDPWYNLYIKIKPLLGSSQFILKSKKIAEQMKLLQKDLDSAHDEMEQLQNKNIDVEKELSEVRTLLSSETEKLNNYQQLYDSAKKREEKLQLAFNQVEKLRDTLQSQNSLKQEAYEKLQSELEQLKVLKDENVAKLQQVEAEKTKLQNILDELKSQIEGSEHNLCKLKQEKLALEEELETLKNKLQSRENQVKELEAKENAANEELTIKVQQLEKGVGATNRRLEEVINENKNLKFEISRAKKEHQEALQNLASKNNELVRLAERYEAENAQIADLTKERDNLVADYESVTEDLKQARNELADVKKKYQELQILNSTVKETVLKPASTSPSSAENRVRGLEEELIKERAMNRFLNEKLSSGHHGSSVRDFQTKDQVTHEEFMANYEEMKLKLRKLSFRLDKEVEEKKELVSRLRFIEARLASASFDNQTICAQLKKLKDLVSKSNLNINMEKELEEVEVIEFNHEKLLLEVDYLKRQYENEKNLRINAEHVASSLHSKFRLIQRSDSVPDIYKLKYEASEEMLRALENKMMASPPRDKIGVAKGEIFLHRESFSKYEEELKLHKLENYKLQDYLKEANKKINALTHDIKLSKTTEAELKEQIAHLERDLNATEKQKQLLQSSVRHHQNQYENCMIDLHATETQMRDLVHSLKQSEEDIQTITDKIQELRSQNKQKEVFIWELQQTVSDLEGKLGERNLELQKLDSLYTALTEDLEHFKERAKVGEDKTKYLAKLDRLKTELGSSLRNETELKKEIANLMYQKDTLIAEADSKINNLLLQNSHYEKVVQDMGAQKELSEAAQKALQSKVESLEAVAKNLTDELNAMAKVTKQLETEREYLQSRLQDSSTDFKKSLSEWHTTVGELEQLKESLSLQQQQTERNEALVEKLQADVQLSKKKLNEEKEKNIDLFEENQALGKEKTELVQQITNLEQELADTTEKKAWLDKIHDLENKLKKESELRYEEMKKNQYLARTAEDLRNAAAESGNLLSETASGKEMVERQLEEFSVRVDDMEKYVSLQEVDIRKLEKEKIYYMDRVSELERELLLWQERYKGLSSHRRCMPQPTEEVFI, from the coding sequence ATGAGTGAACAATGTCAGTTGATTTGGATTCCAGATGCCGAAGAGGTGTTTGTGAAGGGGCAGTTGACCTCCACAAAGACTATTAAGAACAAGCAAAACAAACTTGAGCAGGTATTTAAGGTTAAAGTGAAAGATAGCGAGCGTGAGGTTCTTGAGAGGCTAACATGTGCGGTCAATCCAACTACTTTTGATAACATAGACGATATGTCGGAATTGACACATTTAAATGAACCCTCTGTGCTATACAACTTGGAGAATCGTTTCAAGGACGGTCTAATATATACCTATTCCGGGCTTTTCCTTGTAGCAATGAATCCTTACAGTAGTATGAAGATTTATACCCAAGAATACGTTAATTTGTATCACGGGTCACCCAAGGAAGACAACAAACCGCATATCTTTGCTGTTGCAGAACAAGCATATAGGAATTTGTTAACGCAGAAGCAAGACCAAAGTATATTGGTTACAGGTGAATCGGGCGCGGGTAAGACCGAAAACACGAAAAAGATCTTGCAATATTTGGCATCAATTACATCAGATGAGAAGCTATTGCTGAAAAATTCAGAATCGTTTGAGCGGAAGATTCTTCAGTCTAATCCAATATTAGAAGCGTTTGGTAACGCTCAAACGGTTCGTAATAATAACTCCTCTAGATTTGGGAAGTTTATTAAGATCGAATTTGATGGATCTGGCAAGATAAACGGAGCACACATAGAATGGTATTTGCTAGAGAAGTCAAGAGTGATCCACCAGAATTCAAGAGAACGTAACTATCATGTATTCTACCAATTGTTGGCAGGAATGCCACGGGAGGATTTAGAAGAGCTCGGATTGACGTCAAACTCAGTATCACATTATTCCTACTTACGTGATTCAAATCCATGTATCCCAGGTGTTGATGATGCACAGGACTTTCGCGAACTTTTAGCCGCTTTTGATATCGTTGGTTTACCTCAAGAAGGAGTAAAAGAAATATTAACATGCATTGCCACAATTCTACACATTGGTAATGTGGAATTTCACTCGAACAAAACGGAGCAGGCGTCAATCAAGAGTGATATTTCTCCGTTAAGCAAGTTGTTGGGAGTTGAAGAGGCGGAATTTAAGGCGGCTGTTTTAAAACCTAGGTCTAAAGCTGGTAAAGAATGGGTAACTCAAGCAAAAAATGCAACGCAATCGCgttttattttaaattcCTTGTCGAAGTCACTATATGAAAAGTTATTTGCATATATAGTACAAAGAATAAACCAGAATTTGGATCACGGCTCAACTACTGAAAACTATATTGGATTACTTGATATTGCAGGGTTTGAAATATTTAAGGACAATTCTTTCGAACAATTATGTATAAACTACACGAACGAAAAATTGCAGCAATTCTTCAATCATCACATGTTTGTCTTGGAGCAAAGCGAGTATTTGAAGGAAAATATCCAATGGGAGTATATTGACTTTGGAAAAGACTTACAGTTTACAGTCGATTTCATTGAGAAAAAAAATCCCGCAGGTCTTCTTTCCATTCTCGATGAAGAATCCATTCTACCACAATCAACCGATGAATCCTTTTATTCAAAGTTAATTTCATCTTGGGATGGTAAATCAACAAAGTTTAAACGATCAAAACTTCCGAAGTCTTTTATTGTGGAACACTACGCGGCTGATGTTGAATATAATGTAGATGGTTGGTTATCAAAGAATAAGGACCCAATAAATGACAACTTACTAAGGCTACTATCAAACTCATCGAACAGGTTAATATCGATTCTATATTCAGAGCAAGCACGGGCTACTTTTGGGAGGACAGCTGCAAGTCGTCATAAAGAACAGCTAAGTATCTTACTTGATGTGCTATCATCCACAGATCCTCACTTTGTCAGGTGCATAGTTCCCAACACAAAAAAAAAGGCCAAGAAGTTCGATAGAAGGTTGATTTTAGATCAGTTACGATGTAACGGTGTTTTGGAAGGCATTAGAATTGCGAGGGAGGGTTATCCAAATCGTATCTTCTTCAAGGAGTTTTATCAAAGGTATAAAATACTTGCCGGTAATGATAAATTTTCGAACAGTTCAAAGAAGAATTGTGAAATATTACTATCCCATTTGAATTTAGATCAAAAGGTATATAAAATTGGTAACACTAAGTTGTTTTTCAAGGCAGGTGTATTGGCAGAATTGGAATTggaaaaagaagagaagGTTGCTAAAATTGTAACTAAGTTTAGCGCCCATGTCCAGGGGCTGCTGGTTAGGAACTCAAAAAGACGTGAGCTTCAAAAATTACAAGCAGCAAAGGTGTTAAGTATGACGTTTAATACTTATTCGCGTCTGATGAAGGACCCATGGTACaatttatatattaaaattaaGCCATTGTTAGGGTCCTCTCAATTTATATTGAAGTCTAAGAAAATTGCTGAGCAAATGAAGCTTTTACAAAAGGATTTAGACTCTGCCCATGATGAAATGGAACAACTTCAGAACAAAAATATAGACGTTGAGAAAGAATTGTCCGAAGTTCGAACTTTACTTTCTAGTGAAACAGAGAAATTGAACAATTATCAACAACTATATGATTCTGCTAAgaaaagagaagaaaaaTTGCAGCTTGCATTCAACCAAGTTGAAAAACTGAGAGATACCCTACAATCACAAAATTCCTTAAAGCAAGAGGCATACGAAAAGCTTCAGAGTGAATTGGAACAACTGAAGGTTTTAAAAGATGAGAATGTTGCAAAACTACAGCAAGTTGAAGCAGAGAAGACTAAGTTGCAGAACATACTCGATGAATTGAAATCTCAGATAGAGGGTAGCGAGCATAATTTATGTAAACTCAAACAGGAAAAACTTGCGTTAGAGGAGGAACTAGAAACGTTGAAGAACAAGCTACAATCTAGAGAAAACCAAGTGAAAGAGTTAGAGGCTAAGGAGAACGCTGCGAATGAAGAACTAACTATTAAGGTGCAGCAATTGGAAAAAGGAGTTGGCGCAACAAACAGAAGGTTGGAAGAAGTCATTAATGAAAACAAAAACCTCAAGTTTGAGATATCAAGAGCGAAAAAAGAGCACCAGGAGGCTCTACAGAATTTGGCATCTAAAAACAATGAATTAGTTAGACTGGCTGAGCGTTACGAGGCAGAGAATGCTCAAATAGCTGACTTAACTAAGGAGCGTGATAACTTGGTTGCAGATTATGAATCAGTCACTGAAGACTTAAAGCAAGCAAGAAATGAGTTGGCTGATgttaaaaaaaaatatcaGGAACTTCAAATTTTGAATAGTACTGTGAAAGAAACAGTGTTAAAACCAGCCTCCACTTCCCCAAGTTCGGCTGAAAACCGAGTGCGTGGGTTAGAGGAAGAATTGATAAAGGAACGTGCTATGAACAGGTTCTTGAATGAAAAGTTGTCTTCTGGTCATCATGGCAGCAGTGTTCGTGATTTTCAAACAAAAGATCAGGTTACGCATGAGGAATTCATGGCGAACTATGAAGAAATGAAATTAAAGCTGAGAAAATTGTCTTTCAGGTTAGAcaaagaagttgaagaaaagaaggaGTTAGTATCCCGTCTAAGATTTATTGAAGCAAGACTAGCCTCAGCTTCCTTTGATAATCAAACAATATGTGCTCAATTGAAAAAGTTGAAAGATCTGGTGAGCAAGTCAAACTTGAATATTAATATGGAAAAGGAACTAGAAGAAGTTGAGGTAATTGAGTTCAATCATGAGAAGTTATTACTAGAGGTCGATTACTTGAAACGACAGTATGAGAATGAGAAGAATTTACGTATCAACGCTGAACATGTCGCATCTTCACTTCACAGTAAATTCCGATTAATACAACGGTCTGACTCCGTACCTGATATATACAAACTCAAATATGAAGCAAGTGAGGAAATGCTCAGAGCCTTGGAGAATAAAATGATGGCGTCGCCACCTAGGGATAAAATTGGGGTCGCTAAGGGCGAAATCTTTTTACACCGTGAAAGCTTCTCTaaatatgaagaagaattAAAGCTGCACAAATTGGAGAATTACAAATTGCAAGACTATTTAAAGGAAGCTAATAAGAAGATTAATGCTTTAACTCACGATATTAAGTTATCTAAAACTACAGAAGCCGAGTTGAAGGAACAAATAGCCCATTTAGAAAGGGACCTAAATGCAACTGAAAAACAGAAGCAGTTGTTACAAAGCAGCGTTAGGCATCATCAAAATCAGTACGAGAACTGTATGATTGATCTACATGCTACTGAGACGCAAATGAGGGACTTGGTGCATTCACTAAAACAATCGGAAGAAGATATTCAGACTATCACAGACAAGATCCAGGAATTGAGATCTCAAAATAAGCAGAAGGAAGTATTTATTTGGGAATTACAGCAAACAGTAAGTGATTTAGAAGGTAAACTTGGTGAACGTAATCTAGAACTGCAAAAGTTAGATTCCTTATATACAGCTCTGACTGAAGATCTCGAGCATTTTAAGGAGCGGGCAAAGGTTGGCGAAGACAAGACGAAGTACTTAGCTAAACTAGACAGGCTGAAGACTGAGTTAGGCTCTTCCTTGAGGAACGAAACGGAACTAAAGAAAGAGATCGCCAATCTGATGTACCAAAAAGACACATTAATTGCTGAAGCTGATTCTAAAATCAACAACTTACTCTTACAAAATAGCCACTATGAGAAAGTCGTCCAGGATATGGGTGCGCAAAAGGAACTCTCAGAAGCAGCACAAAAGGCCCTTCAGTCAAAAGTTGAATCTTTGGAAGCCGTTGCTAAGAATTTGACTGATGAGCTAAATGCCATGGCAAAGGTAACAAAACAACTAGAAACCGAAAGGGAATACCTTCAATCTAGGCTGCAAGATTCAAGTACTGATTTCAAAAAATCTTTATCAGAATGGCATACAACTGTTGGTGAACTTGAACAACTAAAAGAATCTCTCAGTTTACAGCAACAGCAAACGGAAAGAAACGAAGCTCTTGTGGAAAAGTTACAAGCCGACGTTCAATTATCGAAAAAGAAGCTcaatgaagaaaaggaGAAGAACATTGACCTCTTCGAGGAGAACCAGGCATTGGGTAAAGAGAAGACAGAACTTGTTCAGCAAATTACAAACTTAGAGCAGGAACTTGCCGACACTACAGAAAAAAAGGCATGGTTAGACAAGATTCACGATTTGGAAAACAAATTAAAGAAAGAATCTGAATTACGTTATGAAgagatgaagaagaaccAATATTTGGCTCGCACTGCAGAAGATCTAAGAAATGCCGCAGCGGAGAGTGGTAATCTGCTATCTGAGACCGCTAGTGGAAAGGAAATGGTCGAGAGACAGTTGGAGGAATTTAGTGTTCGCGTTGATGACATGGAGAAATATGTTTCTTTACAAGAGGTTGATATTAGGAAGTTAGAGAAGGAAAAAATTTATTACATGGACAGAGTTAGTGAATTGGAACGCGAGTTATTGCTATGGCAAGAAAGATATAAGGGTTTGTCTTCTCATCGTAGATGTATGCCTCAGCCAACAGAGGAAGTTTTCATCTGA
- a CDS encoding uncharacterized protein (Syntenic homolog of Ashbya gossypii ACR066C; Syntenic homolog of Saccharomyces cerevisiae YHR022C) produces the protein MGAPTVALFDYPNSTDRALKDAIRTKEIRISVVGDKACGKSSLAHRWLYGVYENQSLCEEMEDIHNKKLNYDLFSQNATAAGYNAALDRRRKRVTSVLDTALSGTSEEEEDELVAQVLDMTGVDLKNFSSLRKLQLEQSDGFILCYDCTKEESFNSIEEFYNDITEVKGDGFPVIICCCKSDEVYRHVDKSQEIELCDILGMEPKDSFFETSAKENVGVEEAFYTLLKKVSAKVTKSQARTADKLHHSASIPANLATKVGGQEIDIILTPSKIFAASVEQLQTETVEKENIEIFPLSPMLTNSSPTWSPNLAKSVLTSETTLSTEQTHFDLAQLKMPPNTDKDIIRKSHSQGRIRSILRGSKQRQCIAFLNIFSKKDRPRGV, from the coding sequence ATGGGCGCTCCAACGGTGGCATTGTTTGACTATCCTAACTCTACAGACCGCGCTCTCAAAGATGCGATTCGTACAAAAGAAATACGAATCTCTGTAGTGGGCGACAAGGCATGCGGCAAGTCATCGCTTGCGCACAGATGGTTATATGGTGTTTATGAGAACCAAAGTCTTTGCGAAGAAATGGAAGACATTCATAATAAGAAACTTAATTATGACTTATTCTCTCAGAATGCTACGGCAGCTGGTTACAATGCTGCTCTTGATaggagaagaaagagaGTTACTTCTGTGCTTGACACAGCGTTGAGTGGTACTTCTGAGGAGGAGGAAGATGAGTTGGTTGCTCAAGTTCTGGATATGACGGGTGTGGACTTGAAGAACTTCTCTAGTCTTAGAAAACTTCAACTGGAGCAGTCTGATGGCTTTATACTGTGCTACGACTGTACTAAGGAGGAGTCCTTTAACAGCATAGAAGAATTTTACAACGACATTACTGAGGTGAAAGGTGATGGGTTCCCAGTGATAATCTGCTGCTGCAAGAGTGATGAAGTATATCGCCATGTTGATAAGTCTCAGGAAATAGAACTCTGCGACATTCTTGGCATGGAACCAAAAGACTCATTTTTTGAAACCTCAGCCAAGGAGAACGTGGGGGTTGAGGAAGCATTCTACACTCTACTGAAGAAGGTTTCAGCTAAAGTTACCAAGTCACAGGCCCGAACTGCTGATAAGTTGCACCATTCCGCTAGTATCCCTGCTAATCTAGCAACCAAAGTCGGAGGCCAAGAAATAGACATTATCCTTACTCCATCTAAAATATTTGCAGCCAGCGTTGAACAACTACAAACTGAAACGGTTGAGAAGGAGAACATCGAGATCTTCCCCTTATCTCCGATGCTAACAAATAGCAGTCCCACATGGTCACCTAACTTAGCTAAATCCGTTCTTACTTCAGAAACAACTCTCTCTACAGAACAGACACACTTTGACTTAGCACAACTCAAAATGCCTCCAAACACTGATAAGGACATTATTCGTAAAAGCCACAGCCAGGGTCGTATTCGCTCCATTTTAAGAGGCAGTAAGCAGCGTCAGTGTATTGCGTTTTTAAACATATTTTCTAAGAAAGACAGACCAAGAGGCGTATAA
- a CDS encoding S10 family peptidase (Syntenic homolog of Ashbya gossypii AFR549W; Syntenic homolog of Saccharomyces cerevisiae YGL203C (KEX1)): MVYRSAIWCLLAFTLSALALPNKDEFKVASELLPGISSIDRDLVPEMYAGQLALSEVADINRRLFFWRFSEKVPAQGSSDTLILWLNGGPGCSSMDGALLELGPFRVNDDGHLYPNPGSWHTKGDILFVDQPAGAGFSELGNGWYLDNLNSVTTEMITFLTNYYTVFPEDRKKKLIIAGESYAGQYIPYLADGILSSKKLDEDGNAFFPLESIMIGNGWIDPQHQSLSYLPFLEEKGIITSRTPRYRSLLEMQEACRNSVLTPEQPFLTDECNNIFGAIIQATRDVRQAENRQCINIYDYTLREPYPSCGANWPPGVHNIPKFFQLPGVKDALHITVNPERLWEECNVDVFDHLTNPKVSPAVELLPKLLNCGLEILLFNGENDVICNNLGVEALIANLTWQGETGFSRNADYYDWVTEDATTHIRDPAGFVRRERGLTFVSVYNASHMVPINIGPVGTGIFDISRNHVSFDRTADNLPAIITVANGRHPVVTTLVKRTLAAVAETLGSKYAGFVKAEEAPIAGNTKGGSLFKFVAIGLILVTAAWAAVSYSLRQHLKMKKNIFLILGKQIMVRNVGSTYNDLEGGVEVRVDSNKF, translated from the coding sequence ATGGTGTATAGATCTGCTATATGGTGCTTACTGGCGTTTACACTAAGCGCGTTAGCCCTGCCAAACAAAGATGAGTTCAAAGTTGCAAGTGAATTGCTTCCCGGAATTTCAAGTATCGACAGGGACTTGGTTCCTGAAATGTATGCGGGTCAATTGGCGCTTAGCGAGGTTGCCGACATCAACCGTCGTTTGTTTTTCTGGAGATTTTCTGAAAAAGTTCCTGCGCAGGGTAGCAGCGACACTTTGATATTATGGTTAAACGGTGGCCCAGGATGTTCTTCTATGGACGGTGCGCTACTAGAATTGGGTCCTTTCAGGGTTAATGACGATGGACATTTGTATCCTAACCCTGGATCATGGCATACAAAGGGTGATATTTTGTTTGTAGACCAACCTGCAGGAGCGGGGTTTTCGGAGTTAGGTAACGGCTGGTACTTGGACAATCTAAACAGTGTTACCACTGAGATGATAACTTTCTTAACTAACTACTATACCGTGTTCCCAGAGGATCGcaagaagaaattgattATTGCCGGGGAATCGTATGCTGGGCAATATATACCTTACCTTGCTGACGGGATTCTAAGCAGCAAAAAGCTAGATGAAGATGGAAATGCCTTCTTCCCGCTAGAATCTATCATGATAGGTAACGGTTGGATAGATCCTCAGCACCAGAGTTTGTCTTATCTCCCCTTCTTGGAAGAAAAAGGCATCATTACCTCAAGAACTCCCCGTTACAGGTCGCTACTGGAGATGCAAGAGGCATGCCGGAATTCTGTTCTTACACCAGAGCAACCTTTCCTCACTGACGAGTGTAATAACATTTTCGGTGCAATTATACAAGCAACAAGAGACGTTCGCCAGGCTGAAAATAGGCAGTGTATCAATATCTATGACTACACTTTGAGAGAGCCTTACCCTTCATGTGGAGCAAACTGGCCTCCAGGAGTACATAATATACCAAAGTTCTTCCAATTGCCAGGCGTTAAGGATGCTCTCCATATTACTGTCAACCCTGAAAGGTTATGGGAAGAATGTAATGTCGATGTGTTTGACCACTTGACGAATCCTAAAGTCAGTCCCGCCGTTGAGCTATTACCAAAACTTTTGAATTGTGGTTTGGAAATTTTACTATTTAATGGTGAAAATGATGTTATCTGTAACAATCTGGGGGTGGAAGCACTCATAGCTAATTTAACATGGCAAGGTGAAACAGGGTTTTCCAGAAACGCGGATTATTACGACTGGGTAACTGAGGATGCTACTACTCATATTAGGGACCCCGCCGGTTTTGTTAGGAGAGAAAGAGGTTTGACATTTGTATCAGTTTACAATGCCTCGCACATGGTTCCCATTAATATCGGTCCGGTCGGGACGGGAATCTTTGACATCTCTAGAAATCATGTAAGTTTTGACAGAACCGCTGATAACTTGCCAGCAATAATTACTGTTGCTAACGGCAGGCACCCAGTGGTCACTACTCTAGTCAAGAGGACTCTTGCCGCTGTTGCAGAAACTTTAGGATCTAAATATGCTGGATTCGTCAAAGCGGAAGAAGCACCTATCGCTGGAAACACGAAAGGTGGCAGCCTCTTCAAATTCGTTGCCATAGGCCTAATTCTTGTAACTGCCGCGTGGGCCGCCGTATCCTACTCGCTGCGTCAACACTTAAAGATGAAAAAGAACATATTCCTCATCCTAGGAAAACAGATAATGGTACGCAACGTAGGATCTACTTATAATGATCTAGAAGGAGGTGTCGAAGTCAGGGTCGATTCCAATAAATTTTAA
- the ARO8 gene encoding bifunctional 2-aminoadipate transaminase/aromatic-amino-acid:2-oxoglutarate transaminase (Syntenic homolog of Ashbya gossypii AFR548C; Syntenic homolog of Saccharomyces cerevisiae YGL202W (ARO8)): MTLLDAKDFRSFFSHETRARRPSPLKSCIHYFDDPNIIFLAGGLPRSKFFPWDNLSVESPASLPDSCQGVGLVNTTVGKDDVDRSVPDIPLSRSLQYGYSGGQPELIKFLREHTKRIHNPQYNGWDITISIGNTSGWESTLRIFCDRGDTIIAERFTFSSSLEAALAQGVRVVPALIDKDGIIPESLAELLETWEIKRPGVPKPKLLYTVPTGQNPTGTCLTDERREAIYRIAQKHDFLIVEDEPYYFLQMELYEPDVSKRTMRTFANSNEFVNSLVKSFLSLDTEGRVIRLDSFSKVLAPGTRLGWVVGAKHILEAYLRLHEMTVQSPSGFSTSIVSGLLNRWGQEGYMQWLMKIRKQYTMMRDIAMDALHKYIPNVPFITINPTIAGMFFTITLDASAHPEFAKKYDCDPTEVESQLHSKMIRDGVLFAPGMWFRVIDTTLEVDGLVTKTLENEDPNIIFFRGTFAATTRDLLTEGIKRLGDAIRDEFRVE, encoded by the coding sequence ATGACTTTATTGGACGCCAAAGACTTCAGAAGCTTTTTCAGTCACGAGACGAGAGCTCGCAGACCTTCTCCCCTTAAGTCATGTATTCACTACTTTGATGACCCTAATATCATATTTCTTGCTGGTGGGTTGCCCCGTAGTAAGTTTTTTCCTTGGGATAACCTTAGTGTTGAATCCCCTGCGTCTTTGCCAGATTCATGCCAAGGCGTCGGGTTAGTAAACACAACAGTTGGCAAAGATGATGTAGACAGATCTGTGCCAGATATTCCGCTCTCTAGGTCGTTACAGTACGGATATTCTGGTGGTCAGCCTGAGCTAATTAAATTCCTTCGAGAGCATACGAAGCGGATTCATAATCCGCAGTACAATGGTTGGGATATCACTATTTCAATTGGAAATACCTCTGGATGGGAGTCTACACTTCGGATTTTCTGTGATCGTGGTGATACGATTATTGCTGAGCGGTTTACATTTTCTTCGTCTTTAGAGGCTGCCTTGGCGCAGGGTGTTCGCGTGGTTCCCGCCTTAATAGATAAAGACGGTATAATTCCAGAGAGTCTAGCGGAACTTCTCGAAACATGGGAGATCAAGCGCCCAGGAGTACCCAAGCCCAAGCTCTTGTATACAGTTCCTACAGGTCAGAATCCAACTGGTACATGTCTAACTGACGAACGTCGCGAAGCTATATACCGTATTGCTCAGAAACACGATTTTCTAATTGTAGAGGATGAGCCCTACTACTTTTTACAGATGGAGTTGTACGAGCCAGATGTTTCCAAAAGAACGATGAGGACCTTTGCAAACTCGAATGAATTTGTTAACTCGCTAGTGAAATCATTTTTATCACTTGACACTGAAGGGCGCGTAATCCGCTTGGACTCTTTTTCAAAGGTCTTGGCGCCAGGCACACGTCTTGGCTGGGTAGTTGGAGCGAAGCACATATTAGAAGCATATTTGCGTCTACATGAGATGACCGTTCAGTCTCCATCAGGGTTCTCTACGTCAATTGTTTCTGGTTTGTTGAATAGGTGGGGCCAAGAAGGTTACATGCAATGGTTGATGAAGATCCGTAAGCAGTACACTATGATGCGTGATATTGCGATGGATGCTCTACACAAGTACATCCCAAATGTCCCATTTATAACCATTAATCCTACTATTGCTGGTATGTTCTTTACGATTACTTTGGATGCTTCAGCACATCCCGAGTTTGCTAAGAAGTATGACTGTGACCCAACTGAGGTAGAGAGTCAACTCCATTCCAAGATGATTAGAGATGGAGTACTATTTGCTCCAGGGATGTGGTTCCGCGTGATCGATACTACCCTTGAAGTAGATGGCTTGGTGACTAAAACGCTCGAAAATGAAGATCCTAATATAATCTTTTTCCGTGGTACTTTTGCAGCCACCACTAGAGACCTATTAACCGAGGGTATCAAGAGACTTGGCGATGCTATTCGTGATGAATTCCGTGTGGAATAA